One genomic segment of Methanothermococcus okinawensis IH1 includes these proteins:
- a CDS encoding potassium channel family protein, which produces MEVIDRIKLSVAVLGASIIIYSIIMMDIEGLNPLDALYFSIVTISTVGYGDYVPKTELGKLLSAMYILFGVGVGFYTFGSIAEFFIGGYFKKINQMNDMEKRIKHLKNHYIICGYGKSGKVVANKLEKSGAKYIVIDINAELLENELENNPNFNYIVGDATLDDILLKAKIKEAKGLISTVSRDSDNVYITLSAKRINPNIYIVAKADERVAMDKLLIAGADRVVSPYVIGGLRMAELALKPDILDFVSTFMSIAKYEYDENLEIRKIKIEKDSPLAGKLLSETKIRQEYYVNVIGIKKNDELITNPPPNTVILPDDVLYAFGTTEQLDNLEKIAKGS; this is translated from the coding sequence ATGGAAGTTATCGATAGAATAAAATTAAGCGTAGCTGTATTAGGGGCTTCAATTATAATTTATTCAATAATTATGATGGACATAGAAGGATTAAATCCATTAGATGCATTGTATTTTTCAATAGTTACAATTTCCACAGTAGGTTATGGAGATTATGTGCCAAAGACTGAATTGGGGAAACTCCTTTCAGCCATGTATATATTATTTGGCGTAGGAGTAGGATTTTATACCTTTGGAAGTATTGCTGAATTTTTTATAGGTGGTTATTTTAAAAAAATAAATCAGATGAATGATATGGAGAAAAGAATAAAACATTTAAAAAATCATTATATTATCTGTGGATATGGTAAAAGTGGAAAAGTTGTTGCAAATAAATTAGAAAAATCCGGAGCAAAATATATAGTTATAGATATCAATGCAGAACTTTTAGAGAATGAGCTCGAAAATAATCCTAATTTTAATTATATAGTTGGGGATGCCACGCTTGATGATATACTATTAAAGGCCAAGATAAAAGAAGCAAAAGGTTTAATTTCCACAGTTTCAAGGGATTCAGACAATGTATATATTACTTTGTCTGCAAAACGAATTAATCCAAATATATATATTGTAGCAAAAGCTGATGAAAGGGTTGCTATGGATAAACTTTTAATTGCAGGGGCTGATAGAGTAGTGTCTCCTTATGTGATTGGTGGATTAAGAATGGCCGAACTTGCATTGAAGCCAGATATTCTTGATTTTGTATCTACCTTTATGTCCATAGCTAAATATGAATATGATGAAAATTTAGAGATAAGAAAGATAAAGATTGAAAAAGATTCTCCATTGGCAGGAAAGCTGTTATCTGAAACTAAAATAAGACAGGAATATTATGTTAATGTTATTGGTATCAAAAAGAATGATGAATTAATAACAAATCCTCCTCCAAATACTGTAATTTTACCAGACGATGTGCTTTATGCATTTGGAACTACTGAACAACTTGATAATTTAGAAAAGATTGCAAAAGGAAGTTAA
- a CDS encoding DUF192 domain-containing protein, with product MLKVKLNNKIYHLNVADNFIKRAFGLMFRDIGHDEGLIFYYHKRKLHIHTCFMKYPIDVVFLMDNSVVGIVKNLKPWKTYKSNVYSNAMIEIKSCGLDLKIGDKLNIIDEKE from the coding sequence ATGTTAAAGGTAAAATTGAATAATAAAATATATCATTTAAATGTGGCGGATAATTTCATAAAACGAGCGTTTGGTTTGATGTTTAGAGATATAGGGCATGACGAGGGGCTTATATTTTACTACCATAAAAGAAAGCTCCATATACACACATGTTTTATGAAATACCCAATAGATGTTGTATTTCTAATGGATAATTCCGTTGTAGGTATTGTAAAGAATTTAAAACCATGGAAAACCTATAAATCAAATGTTTATTCAAATGCAATGATTGAAATAAAAAGCTGTGGTTTAGATTTAAAGATAGGGGATAAATTGAATATAATTGATGAAAAAGAATAA
- the mtxX gene encoding methanogenesis marker protein Mmp4/MtxX gives MVYLMGIGKTNNEELLKAYHKLIDEGIEVKLVDDPKELISLTVNREVQGSIRGTLSSSEVIPYLKKYIGKFYRASILKNPFTNNYFLLSPVGIDEVDDENGFNDKINIINYAIKFLNNINNTNDNINNNDNNTKCNPYPKIGILSSGRLSDYGRSKKIDKSIDEGENIVKYISNSNKYNAKHTNNLVIKHKGILIEEYLKEGYNIIIAPDGISGNLIFRCLGLVCGIEGCGAVVLNNNNVKFIDTSRNGNWKRYYNAVKFLTGEILNSIK, from the coding sequence ATGGTATATTTGATGGGAATTGGGAAGACCAACAATGAAGAGCTCTTAAAGGCATATCATAAATTAATAGATGAAGGTATAGAAGTTAAATTAGTAGATGACCCAAAGGAGCTCATATCATTGACTGTAAATAGGGAAGTTCAGGGTTCTATAAGGGGCACACTGTCTTCTTCTGAGGTTATACCTTATTTAAAAAAATATATCGGAAAATTTTATAGAGCATCTATTTTAAAAAATCCATTTACAAATAATTATTTTTTATTATCTCCTGTTGGTATTGATGAGGTGGATGATGAAAATGGTTTTAATGATAAAATAAATATAATAAATTATGCTATAAAGTTTTTAAATAATATAAATAATACTAATGATAATATCAATAATAATGATAATAATACTAAATGCAACCCTTATCCAAAGATTGGAATTTTATCATCAGGAAGACTTTCAGATTACGGAAGAAGTAAAAAGATAGACAAATCAATAGATGAAGGCGAAAATATTGTAAAATACATCAGTAATAGTAATAAATATAATGCTAAACATACCAATAACTTAGTAATAAAACACAAAGGTATATTGATAGAGGAATACCTAAAAGAAGGATATAATATTATTATAGCTCCTGATGGAATATCTGGAAATCTAATTTTTAGATGCTTGGGATTGGTATGTGGTATTGAAGGATGTGGTGCAGTAGTTTTAAATAACAATAATGTAAAATTTATAGACACAAGCAGGAATGGGAATTGGAAAAGGTATTATAATGCAGTAAAATTTTTAACAGGAGAGATATTAAACTCTATTAAATAA
- a CDS encoding DNA-directed DNA polymerase II large subunit → MFHVSSSKDMECYFKNILDNVKKIYDIAEECRKKGYDPTDFVEVPLAKDMADRVEGLVGPKGVSGRIRELVSELGKEPAALEIAKEIVEGKFGNEGTMEELAEQAVRTALAIITEGIVAAPLEGIAHVKIKNNRDGSKYLAIYFAGPIRSAGGTAQALSVLVGDYVRKNMNLNRYMPNEDEVERYVEEVDLYQSEVGSFQYSPKPDEIRTAVKNIPIEITGEATDDVEVSGHRDLDRVETNQIRGGALLALVEGVLLKAPKILRHVDKLGIEGWDWLKELKGKKAKENENENEEDNLEDNDNNDIDEEEFEEYSKLYDDIEIEAITKYIGEVIAGRPVFAHPSKEGGFRLRYGRSRNTGFATDGFHPALMYLVDDFMAVGTQLKTERPGKATCVVPVDSIEPPIVKLKNGNVMRIDTIEKALEYRDSVEEILFLGDILINFGDFLENNHPILPSSWCEEWYEKILISKNIEYNKEYINNPDPKKAVKFAIKTGTPLHPRYTYYWHDVSKEDILLLRNWLLSGYLKREEGHDIWVVPYNSKDEKHIKSKRILELIGCCHKVITNKNITDTDKINNKEKTNNKGNINNIFNKFIVINEYYPLLYSLGFDVEKNQDLANTNNINNTNNNTNNTNNIKNNNINNIDEIFNKSKNSMHFINLLAPFEIKRKAYIYVGARMGRPEKAAPRKMKPPVNGLFPIGNAGNVVRLINKAVEEGKTDTIDISYGKCPKCGKISLYNRCPFCGTPVKLSGPNRIELPLKDYWYKALENLKINKPGDVKCIKGMTSKDKVVEPLEKAILRAMNNVFVFKDGTMRFDCTDVPITHFKPCEINVSVEKLKELGYDKDIYGNPITNENQVIELKVQDIIIPTSCAEYFVNATKFIDDLLEKFYKTDRFYNVKNKEDLIGHLVIGMAPHTSAGMVGRIIGYCKANVGYAHPYFHASKRRNCFPPNTTVLVNINGEVKRITIEELYNLYDNEYYENNAYIKNKPKNNLNIKVYSFDTLNKKMVLTDIEEVLKIPSPNHLINIELDTGRSFETTPDHPVMIYNEKEDKFIKKNAMDVEENDLMLIPKLDFGEENIEYIDLLEELSKDEYKNIWELIRVRGISDWIINNIPKDCLKEREKEKTNKGKEKLIKNITKYIKQDTIPLDSLLKILKNAELNISAVPKDIFIAVKRDRVNIKRIIKIEPLLKIIGYYLAEGYVRKTSSVYQLNFSNYDEEVNKDIKNSLIEAFGDGFGIYERDGKITVGSRIIYLLFTEILKTGTNAHNKRVPSFIFKLPKEKVKLMLSAYFTGDGSAIKTRPIVVIYSANKKLLEDVDTLMISKFGLYGNWGVDKNANGRNGNVVMKYHEKRGTEIPKSTVYRIDYNGIQAMKYFENIGFTSSKKQNIYELHLHRNFKIKKGLKKHGFIVKVRNKTIIKAKDEFVYSLNAKKYHNLVINLNIQIHNCDGDEDGIFLLLDAFLNFSKRFLPDKRGGQMDAPLVLTTLLDPKEVDGEVHNMDTVWEYPLEFYEKTLEMPSPKEVKELIETVEDRLGKPSQYEGIGYTHETSRVDAGPLVCAYKTLGSMLEKTEAQLAVAKKIRATDERDVAEKVIQSHFVPDLIGNLRAFSRQGVRCKCGAKFRRVPLRGVCPKCGSKLILTVSKGAVEKYMKVSQKMAEKYNASDYIKQRLELIKEGIDNLFENDKNKQVKIEDFFKVNK, encoded by the coding sequence ATGTTTCATGTGAGCTCCTCTAAGGATATGGAATGTTATTTTAAAAATATTTTAGATAATGTTAAAAAAATTTACGATATTGCAGAGGAATGCAGAAAAAAAGGATATGACCCCACAGATTTTGTAGAGGTGCCTCTTGCAAAAGATATGGCTGATAGGGTAGAAGGGCTTGTAGGTCCAAAAGGGGTATCTGGAAGAATAAGAGAACTTGTTTCAGAACTTGGTAAAGAACCTGCTGCATTGGAGATTGCCAAAGAAATAGTTGAAGGAAAATTTGGAAATGAAGGAACTATGGAAGAATTAGCAGAACAGGCTGTAAGAACAGCATTAGCCATAATTACAGAAGGGATTGTAGCAGCTCCTCTTGAAGGAATTGCCCATGTTAAAATAAAAAATAATAGAGATGGTAGTAAATATTTGGCAATATATTTTGCTGGACCCATTAGAAGTGCAGGTGGGACAGCTCAGGCATTATCTGTTCTTGTTGGTGATTATGTCAGAAAAAATATGAATTTAAATAGATATATGCCCAATGAGGATGAAGTAGAACGGTATGTGGAAGAAGTTGATTTGTATCAATCAGAAGTTGGTAGTTTCCAATATTCTCCAAAACCCGATGAAATAAGAACCGCTGTAAAAAATATACCCATAGAAATTACAGGAGAAGCTACGGACGATGTGGAAGTTAGCGGACATAGAGATTTGGATAGGGTAGAGACCAACCAAATAAGAGGGGGAGCTCTGCTTGCACTGGTAGAAGGTGTGCTTTTAAAAGCTCCAAAAATTTTAAGGCATGTCGATAAACTTGGAATTGAAGGATGGGATTGGCTAAAAGAATTAAAGGGAAAAAAAGCAAAAGAAAATGAAAATGAAAACGAAGAGGATAATTTAGAAGATAACGATAATAATGACATAGATGAAGAAGAGTTTGAAGAATACAGTAAATTGTATGATGATATTGAAATTGAAGCAATTACAAAATATATAGGTGAAGTTATTGCAGGAAGACCTGTCTTTGCCCACCCTTCAAAAGAGGGAGGTTTCAGGTTAAGGTATGGCAGAAGTAGAAATACGGGGTTTGCAACAGATGGTTTTCACCCAGCACTTATGTATTTAGTGGATGACTTCATGGCTGTCGGAACTCAGTTAAAAACTGAAAGACCTGGAAAGGCAACCTGTGTTGTTCCAGTAGATAGTATAGAACCTCCTATTGTAAAGTTAAAAAATGGAAATGTAATGAGAATTGATACTATTGAGAAGGCATTGGAATATAGGGATTCCGTAGAGGAAATATTATTTTTAGGAGATATTTTAATTAATTTTGGAGATTTTCTTGAAAATAACCATCCAATACTCCCAAGTAGTTGGTGTGAAGAATGGTATGAAAAAATACTTATTTCAAAAAATATTGAATACAATAAAGAATATATAAACAATCCTGACCCAAAAAAAGCTGTAAAATTTGCTATAAAAACTGGAACGCCACTACATCCAAGATATACATATTATTGGCATGATGTGTCAAAAGAGGATATATTGTTGTTAAGAAATTGGCTTTTAAGCGGATATCTTAAAAGAGAAGAAGGGCATGATATATGGGTGGTTCCTTATAATTCAAAGGATGAAAAACACATAAAATCTAAAAGAATATTGGAGCTCATAGGGTGCTGTCATAAAGTTATAACTAATAAGAATATAACAGACACAGATAAAATTAATAATAAAGAAAAAACTAATAACAAAGGTAATATCAATAATATATTCAATAAATTTATCGTAATAAACGAATATTATCCTTTACTGTATTCATTGGGTTTTGATGTTGAAAAAAATCAAGATTTAGCTAATACAAATAATATAAACAACACAAACAATAATACAAATAATACAAATAATATAAAAAATAATAACATAAACAATATAGATGAAATATTTAATAAATCAAAAAACAGCATGCATTTTATAAATCTATTGGCACCATTTGAGATTAAAAGGAAAGCATACATATATGTAGGAGCTCGTATGGGAAGACCTGAAAAAGCTGCTCCAAGAAAAATGAAACCACCAGTAAATGGGTTATTTCCAATAGGTAATGCAGGAAATGTTGTTAGATTGATAAATAAAGCTGTTGAAGAAGGTAAAACTGATACAATTGATATATCTTATGGAAAATGCCCAAAATGTGGAAAGATAAGTTTATACAATAGGTGTCCATTTTGCGGAACTCCTGTGAAATTATCAGGACCTAATAGAATAGAACTTCCGCTGAAAGACTACTGGTATAAGGCACTTGAAAATTTAAAGATAAACAAACCGGGGGATGTAAAGTGTATTAAGGGTATGACGTCAAAGGATAAAGTAGTGGAACCACTTGAAAAGGCTATATTAAGGGCAATGAATAATGTATTTGTATTTAAAGATGGAACTATGAGGTTTGACTGCACGGATGTGCCAATTACTCATTTTAAACCTTGTGAAATAAATGTATCCGTTGAAAAATTAAAAGAACTAGGTTATGACAAGGATATATATGGAAATCCAATAACTAATGAAAATCAGGTTATAGAACTAAAAGTGCAGGATATAATTATCCCAACATCTTGTGCAGAATATTTTGTAAATGCAACTAAATTTATCGATGATTTACTTGAAAAATTCTATAAAACAGATAGATTTTATAATGTAAAAAATAAAGAGGATTTAATTGGTCATTTAGTAATAGGAATGGCCCCACACACTTCTGCGGGAATGGTTGGTAGGATTATAGGATACTGTAAGGCAAATGTGGGATATGCTCATCCATATTTCCATGCTTCAAAGAGGAGAAACTGCTTTCCACCAAATACAACCGTATTGGTAAATATAAATGGAGAAGTGAAAAGAATCACAATTGAGGAACTCTACAATTTATACGATAATGAATACTATGAAAATAATGCCTATATCAAAAATAAACCAAAAAATAATCTAAATATTAAGGTTTATTCCTTCGATACATTAAATAAAAAAATGGTTTTAACAGACATTGAGGAAGTTTTAAAAATACCCTCTCCAAATCATCTCATAAATATAGAGCTCGACACAGGAAGAAGTTTTGAAACTACACCAGACCATCCAGTAATGATATACAATGAAAAAGAGGATAAATTTATAAAAAAGAATGCAATGGATGTTGAAGAAAACGACTTAATGCTAATTCCAAAATTGGATTTTGGGGAAGAAAATATAGAATATATTGATTTATTGGAGGAACTCTCAAAGGATGAGTATAAAAATATATGGGAGCTCATAAGGGTTAGAGGGATATCGGATTGGATAATAAATAATATTCCAAAAGACTGTTTAAAAGAAAGAGAAAAAGAAAAAACCAATAAAGGAAAAGAAAAACTGATTAAAAATATTACTAAATACATAAAACAGGACACAATACCACTGGATTCACTGTTAAAAATTTTAAAAAATGCAGAATTGAATATATCTGCTGTTCCAAAGGATATATTTATTGCAGTTAAGCGGGATAGGGTAAATATAAAAAGAATTATTAAAATTGAACCTCTATTAAAAATAATTGGCTATTATTTGGCAGAAGGATATGTAAGAAAAACCAGTAGTGTTTATCAACTAAACTTCTCAAATTACGATGAGGAGGTAAATAAGGATATTAAAAATTCATTAATTGAAGCATTTGGAGATGGATTTGGTATATATGAAAGAGACGGAAAAATAACCGTTGGTTCAAGAATAATCTATTTACTATTCACTGAGATATTAAAGACAGGAACAAATGCACACAATAAAAGAGTGCCTTCATTTATATTCAAACTTCCAAAGGAAAAGGTTAAATTGATGCTTTCAGCATATTTCACAGGAGATGGAAGTGCCATAAAAACAAGACCTATTGTAGTAATATATAGTGCAAATAAAAAATTATTGGAAGATGTTGATACCTTAATGATATCAAAATTTGGATTATATGGAAACTGGGGCGTAGATAAAAATGCAAATGGAAGAAATGGAAATGTTGTAATGAAATATCATGAAAAAAGAGGAACTGAAATTCCAAAATCAACAGTTTATAGAATTGATTATAATGGAATACAGGCAATGAAATATTTTGAAAATATAGGCTTTACATCTTCTAAAAAACAAAATATCTATGAGTTACATCTACATAGAAATTTTAAGATTAAAAAAGGCTTAAAAAAACATGGTTTCATTGTTAAGGTTAGAAATAAAACCATCATCAAGGCAAAGGATGAATTTGTATATTCACTAAACGCAAAGAAGTATCACAATTTAGTTATAAATTTAAATATTCAAATACATAATTGTGACGGGGACGAAGACGGAATATTCTTGCTTTTAGACGCATTTTTGAACTTTTCCAAACGATTTTTGCCAGATAAAAGAGGTGGGCAAATGGATGCCCCGCTGGTATTAACCACACTTCTTGACCCAAAAGAGGTTGATGGAGAAGTTCATAACATGGATACTGTTTGGGAATATCCATTAGAATTTTACGAAAAAACACTTGAAATGCCTTCTCCAAAAGAGGTAAAGGAACTAATAGAAACCGTTGAGGATAGATTAGGAAAACCATCTCAATATGAGGGTATTGGATATACCCACGAAACTTCAAGAGTTGATGCTGGACCTCTTGTTTGTGCTTATAAAACATTAGGTTCTATGCTGGAAAAAACAGAGGCTCAGTTAGCAGTAGCAAAGAAAATAAGAGCTACTGATGAAAGAGATGTTGCTGAAAAGGTAATTCAATCCCATTTTGTTCCTGATTTAATTGGGAATTTAAGGGCATTTTCAAGACAAGGGGTTAGATGCAAATGCGGTGCAAAATTTAGAAGAGTTCCATTAAGAGGAGTATGTCCAAAATGTGGAAGTAAATTAATATTAACAGTTTCAAAAGGAGCTGTGGAAAAATATATGAAAGTTTCTCAAAAAATGGCTGAAAAATACAATGCAAGCGATTATATAAAACAGAGATTGGAATTAATCAAAGAAGGTATAGATAATCTATTTGAAAATGATAAAAATAAACAGGTTAAAATAGAAGATTTCTTTAAAGTAAATAAATAA
- a CDS encoding SDH family Clp fold serine proteinase — MDPSSLFWLFLLLLFMYPQFMFRLKLLQRYNCIKELERERKTRVIVMIHRQEQLALFGIPIYRFINIEDSEEVLRAIRMTPEDMPIDLILHTPGGLVLASEQIAMALKEHKAKTTVIIPHYAMSGGSLISLAVDEIIMDKNAVMGPVDPQIGQYPAASIINTVNSKYIDELDDETLILADVSKKAINQVKEFVFDLLRDKMPEERAKELAETLSTGKWTHDYPLTVKKLNELGISVNTKVPDKVYKLFDLYKQPVGQRPSVQYIPTPYKKVNHVKGKIE, encoded by the coding sequence ATGGACCCGTCAAGTCTTTTTTGGTTATTTCTTCTACTTTTATTTATGTATCCTCAATTCATGTTTAGATTGAAATTATTGCAGAGATATAATTGCATTAAAGAATTGGAAAGAGAGCGAAAAACCCGAGTAATAGTAATGATACATAGGCAAGAGCAACTGGCTCTTTTTGGAATACCCATATATAGATTTATAAATATCGAGGACAGTGAAGAGGTTTTAAGGGCAATCAGAATGACGCCTGAGGATATGCCTATTGATTTAATACTTCACACACCAGGTGGTTTGGTTCTTGCCAGCGAGCAAATAGCTATGGCATTAAAGGAACATAAGGCAAAAACAACGGTAATAATACCACATTATGCAATGAGTGGAGGTAGTTTGATATCATTGGCAGTGGATGAAATTATAATGGATAAAAATGCAGTGATGGGACCAGTAGACCCCCAAATAGGGCAATATCCAGCAGCTTCTATTATAAATACAGTGAATTCTAAATATATAGATGAGCTCGATGATGAAACATTAATACTTGCAGATGTTTCTAAAAAAGCAATAAACCAAGTTAAAGAATTTGTATTTGATTTATTAAGGGATAAGATGCCCGAAGAAAGAGCAAAAGAACTTGCTGAGACACTTTCAACAGGTAAATGGACTCATGACTATCCGCTAACTGTTAAAAAATTAAATGAATTGGGAATATCGGTAAATACAAAAGTTCCAGATAAGGTGTATAAATTATTTGATTTATACAAACAACCTGTGGGACAAAGACCTTCTGTTCAATATATACCTACCCCTTATAAAAAGGTGAATCATGTTAAAGGTAAAATTGAATAA
- a CDS encoding AAA family ATPase has translation MNRININTIKIKPLVSESSKLSDDIMALKYVIIEPAGFPIKLNGENLKITIDDPKLFNVYARDQWEGETVKEGDYIFDTTIIPDYAFKVISTYPKEGGIVTRDTLFKLKAARTHNNIDFKKARFDEVIGQENAKKKCKIIIKYLKCPELFGEWAPKNILFYGPPGTGKTLLARALATETDVPLYLIKATELIGEHVGDGSKQIQDLYNKALNDRPCIIFIDELDAIALSRQYQSLRGDVSEIVNALLTELDGIHNNDGIVTIAATNNPEMLDNAVRSRFEEEIKFELPNDDERLKIIELYTKKMPIKVKANLKKYVEKTKGMSGRDLKEKFLKPALHKAILEDKKFIEEKDLDDVLNKLKGNKKETPLNLYG, from the coding sequence ATGAACAGAATAAACATAAACACCATCAAAATAAAGCCATTAGTATCAGAATCTTCAAAATTATCTGATGATATTATGGCTTTAAAATATGTAATTATAGAACCTGCTGGATTTCCTATTAAATTAAACGGCGAGAATTTGAAAATTACCATTGATGACCCAAAATTATTCAATGTATATGCGCGAGACCAGTGGGAAGGTGAGACTGTAAAAGAAGGAGATTATATATTTGATACTACAATTATCCCAGATTATGCATTTAAAGTAATCTCAACATATCCCAAAGAGGGAGGAATTGTAACGCGAGATACTCTATTTAAGTTAAAAGCAGCGAGAACCCACAACAATATAGACTTTAAAAAAGCGAGATTTGACGAGGTAATTGGTCAGGAAAATGCAAAGAAAAAATGCAAAATAATTATAAAATATTTAAAATGTCCAGAATTGTTTGGAGAATGGGCCCCAAAAAATATATTATTTTATGGACCACCTGGAACTGGAAAAACGCTTTTAGCAAGAGCTCTTGCAACTGAAACAGATGTTCCACTTTATCTTATAAAAGCCACAGAGCTCATAGGGGAACATGTAGGTGATGGTTCAAAACAAATCCAAGACCTGTACAACAAAGCATTAAATGATAGACCCTGTATTATATTTATAGATGAGCTCGATGCCATAGCACTTAGTAGGCAATATCAATCATTAAGGGGGGATGTTTCAGAGATTGTAAATGCACTATTAACAGAATTAGATGGAATACATAACAATGATGGTATTGTTACAATTGCAGCAACAAATAATCCTGAAATGCTTGATAATGCTGTAAGAAGTAGATTTGAAGAAGAGATAAAATTCGAACTCCCAAATGATGATGAGAGATTAAAAATAATAGAGCTCTATACAAAAAAGATGCCAATAAAAGTTAAGGCAAATCTAAAAAAATATGTTGAAAAAACAAAAGGCATGAGCGGAAGAGACCTAAAAGAAAAATTCTTAAAACCTGCACTTCATAAGGCAATATTGGAAGATAAAAAATTTATTGAAGAAAAAGATTTGGATGATGTATTGAATAAATTAAAGGGAAATAAAAAAGAAACGCCTTTAAATTTATATGGATAA
- the uppS gene encoding polyprenyl diphosphate synthase yields MFFKIYNFFNRFWTFKFYEKILEGEINKKKVPKHIGVIMDGNRRMARIMGEKSTKGHYIGAKKVREFIGWCVDLNIKIITLYSFSLENFNRPKEEVDALMKLFEREFRAVAEDRNVHKYKIHIKAIGRIELLPENVREAIAYAENKTKDYDNYYVNVAIAYGGQQELVDAIKRIGQKIKNNEMDVNDISVETISKHLYTAHLPYQNPDLIIRTSGEERISNFLIWQSSYSELYFCETYWPNFRKIDFLRAIRDYQRRKRRFGK; encoded by the coding sequence TTGTTCTTTAAAATTTACAATTTTTTCAATAGGTTCTGGACATTTAAGTTTTATGAAAAGATACTTGAAGGGGAAATCAATAAAAAAAAGGTTCCAAAACATATAGGAGTTATAATGGATGGTAATAGAAGAATGGCAAGAATAATGGGTGAAAAATCTACAAAAGGTCATTATATTGGTGCAAAAAAGGTCAGGGAGTTTATAGGTTGGTGTGTTGATTTAAATATAAAAATAATAACATTATATTCATTTTCTTTGGAAAACTTCAATAGACCAAAGGAAGAAGTTGATGCATTGATGAAGTTATTTGAAAGAGAATTTAGGGCTGTTGCAGAAGATAGGAATGTTCATAAATATAAAATACATATAAAGGCTATAGGTAGAATAGAGCTCCTACCTGAAAATGTTAGGGAGGCAATAGCTTATGCAGAAAATAAAACAAAGGATTATGATAACTATTATGTAAATGTTGCAATTGCATATGGGGGTCAGCAGGAGCTCGTGGATGCTATAAAAAGGATTGGGCAAAAGATAAAAAATAATGAGATGGATGTTAATGATATATCTGTGGAAACCATATCTAAACATTTGTACACTGCTCATTTACCATATCAAAATCCCGATTTAATAATAAGGACTTCTGGTGAGGAGAGGATAAGTAATTTTTTAATATGGCAGTCAAGCTATTCTGAACTTTACTTCTGCGAAACATACTGGCCTAATTTTAGAAAAATAGATTTTTTAAGGGCAATTAGGGATTATCAAAGAAGAAAAAGAAGGTTTGGAAAATAA